A region from the Lentisphaera profundi genome encodes:
- a CDS encoding GH3 family domain-containing protein, whose amino-acid sequence MRKVSLLNASIYPALMAFSLVLFFALQSMGVSLLLSTYSPVILAALVICLFENFRPYNSTWKPNSAEIKSDATYMLVVQVLLARMLAFSFTWLLLTANFNAPSALWPHYWPVLLQVVIMILLADFLRYWLHRLAHSWQPLWRLHAVHHAPSKLYWFNVNRFHPLEKVTQFLFDALPFILLALDPKVLGLYFVFYAVNGFFQHCNIKVEMGFLNYIISGPQLHRWHHSRKVSESNNNYGNNIIIWDLLFGTWFYPRERQVGELGLLNKNYPQDFAAQMLTPLSDIDKKQLSPMGFIDLLLNFLLRIKMYFIYMIQVKGFLARTANPMKYQIELMKRICHNNANTDYGKKYKFSNIENYEDFQKCVPISDYEDLRPYVEQQDENNTKALIAGKVISYKQSSGTTGKAKYIPVTRESLKFMKISRQITVWFQYKLKPHCFSGHVLPIVSPEIEGFMPSGLPFGSASHQIAGSMPWVVKKKFVLPPEVFEIEDYPIKYYIMTRIALADKSITYLGTANPTTLHKICETFMLNKAQLLQDIDNGGCNYLNELPQKLQSKIRPWLKKDPQRAAELQDLHRAQIFEIWPYLSLINTWTRGSCGISIKALLENAPTELMTCDLGYLASELYGTLVIDPLKGIELPNLNTVFYEFCERDKWESNSPQILLLDQVTEGQFYYVFITTSWGLYRYQMNDIITVTGMYDKTPALHFVQKGRGFTNMTGEKLYESQLIEAMQKLEETYSLQVKFYLMLADEQECFYRLYLEQEEQAPAQSDLMALTNALDQQLQDINLEYKSKRASTRLKPLRLSLLKSGAYEAYKREQLSSGIREGQYKVLLLDYAANNKFPWEEYHV is encoded by the coding sequence ATGCGTAAAGTTTCATTACTCAATGCCTCTATCTATCCCGCGCTTATGGCGTTTTCCTTAGTACTTTTTTTTGCTTTGCAAAGTATGGGCGTGTCCTTGCTTCTGAGTACTTATTCACCCGTGATACTTGCGGCATTAGTCATTTGCCTTTTCGAAAATTTCCGACCTTATAATTCTACTTGGAAGCCCAATTCTGCTGAGATCAAATCTGATGCGACCTATATGCTAGTAGTTCAAGTTCTGCTAGCGCGGATGCTCGCCTTCAGTTTTACATGGCTTCTCTTAACAGCTAATTTTAATGCGCCCAGCGCACTCTGGCCGCATTATTGGCCCGTGCTCCTACAAGTTGTCATCATGATTTTACTGGCAGACTTTCTGCGCTATTGGCTGCATCGCCTAGCTCATAGCTGGCAACCCCTTTGGCGTTTGCACGCAGTTCACCACGCGCCGTCAAAGCTCTACTGGTTTAATGTGAATCGCTTTCATCCCCTGGAAAAAGTGACGCAGTTTTTATTTGATGCCTTGCCCTTTATTTTACTTGCGCTCGACCCAAAAGTCCTTGGCTTGTATTTCGTTTTTTACGCCGTCAATGGATTTTTTCAACACTGCAATATTAAAGTCGAAATGGGCTTTCTAAATTATATCATCAGCGGACCTCAATTGCACCGCTGGCATCATTCGCGCAAAGTGAGTGAATCAAATAATAATTACGGAAATAATATCATTATCTGGGATTTACTTTTTGGAACCTGGTTTTATCCACGGGAACGCCAAGTTGGTGAACTGGGCTTACTCAATAAAAATTACCCCCAGGATTTTGCGGCTCAGATGCTCACCCCTTTGAGTGACATCGATAAAAAGCAGCTATCACCAATGGGCTTTATTGACTTGCTGTTAAATTTTCTTTTACGCATAAAAATGTATTTTATTTATATGATTCAGGTGAAAGGTTTTCTTGCGAGAACCGCGAATCCGATGAAGTATCAAATTGAACTCATGAAACGTATTTGCCATAACAATGCTAATACGGACTATGGCAAAAAATATAAATTCTCCAATATTGAAAACTATGAAGATTTTCAGAAATGTGTTCCCATTAGCGATTATGAAGACCTGCGTCCTTATGTCGAACAGCAGGATGAAAATAATACTAAAGCACTCATCGCAGGAAAAGTAATAAGCTATAAGCAAAGCTCCGGAACAACGGGTAAGGCAAAATATATCCCCGTCACTCGTGAGTCTTTGAAGTTCATGAAAATATCGCGTCAGATCACCGTGTGGTTTCAATACAAACTCAAGCCCCATTGTTTTAGCGGTCACGTGCTACCCATTGTAAGTCCAGAAATTGAAGGGTTCATGCCTTCGGGCTTGCCATTTGGCAGTGCCTCCCATCAAATCGCTGGCAGTATGCCCTGGGTGGTGAAGAAAAAGTTTGTCTTGCCTCCTGAAGTTTTTGAAATAGAAGATTACCCCATCAAGTACTATATAATGACTCGCATTGCTCTGGCGGACAAAAGTATCACTTATCTGGGGACCGCTAATCCGACGACCTTGCACAAGATATGTGAAACCTTCATGCTTAATAAAGCACAGTTATTGCAGGATATTGATAATGGCGGCTGTAACTATTTGAATGAACTACCGCAAAAGTTGCAGTCTAAGATAAGGCCTTGGCTAAAGAAAGATCCTCAACGAGCCGCGGAGTTACAAGATTTGCACAGAGCGCAAATCTTTGAGATTTGGCCTTATTTGAGTCTTATCAATACTTGGACCCGCGGTAGCTGTGGCATTTCGATCAAGGCTCTTTTGGAAAATGCACCGACTGAGCTGATGACTTGCGATCTGGGTTATCTGGCAAGCGAATTATATGGAACCCTGGTGATTGACCCACTCAAAGGGATTGAATTGCCCAATTTAAACACGGTCTTTTATGAGTTTTGCGAGCGAGATAAATGGGAGTCGAATTCACCGCAAATACTTTTACTTGATCAAGTCACCGAGGGCCAATTTTACTATGTTTTCATTACGACTTCGTGGGGGCTGTATCGCTATCAAATGAATGATATAATCACTGTTACAGGAATGTATGATAAGACGCCCGCACTACATTTTGTGCAAAAGGGCAGGGGATTCACAAATATGACTGGTGAGAAGCTCTATGAATCGCAATTGATTGAAGCGATGCAGAAACTTGAAGAAACATACAGCTTGCAGGTGAAGTTTTATCTTATGTTGGCTGATGAGCAAGAGTGTTTTTATCGGCTTTACCTCGAACAGGAAGAACAGGCCCCGGCTCAATCAGATCTGATGGCACTCACAAACGCACTCGATCAGCAGCTTCAGGACATCAATCTTGAGTATAAAAGTAAACGGGCTAGCACACGACTCAAACCACTGCGTTTAAGCCTGCTCAAATCCGGGGCTTACGAAGCTTATAAACGCGAACAGCTCAGTAGTGGAATTCGTGAGGGCCAATACAAAGTCTTACTGCTCGATTATGCCGCCAATAATAAATTCCCCTGGGAGGAATATCATGTCTGA
- a CDS encoding enolase C-terminal domain-like protein yields the protein MSESSIKNCKKTSLVNNLLSADLYELQLPFQQAFSHSKKSRKSSDSFMLRLVDDKGNEGWGEALPRDYVTGEDARSLKKDFAEIAWPALPDIPPQVQGSLRCLVSTALLDLELQASNQHFAERYPKRRDIFSSGVIGSGSRESIIKIAKFYCDLQLPSVKLKVSCLDDLDLLPILRKILGDKCLLRLDANAAFDFETALEFMRQAAAFGVDLIEQPLAVGDEEAAAELRRAGPMRIIADESLTNLKQAENLIKLGACDIFNLRLSKCGGVEPLIEIAKLGRKNGLGLMMGCHVGESALLSAMGSQLAQHLGVSLFEGCFGSYLLAQDICQKDLRFGSSGKIPSFKSESSFGIDLEAAQIIKLSADHLHFSTQDSL from the coding sequence ATGTCTGAGTCTTCTATTAAAAACTGTAAAAAAACAAGCTTAGTAAACAACTTGCTGAGCGCGGATTTGTATGAACTTCAGCTCCCCTTTCAGCAAGCGTTTTCACATAGTAAAAAATCGCGTAAAAGCTCTGATTCATTCATGCTGCGATTAGTCGATGATAAAGGTAATGAGGGCTGGGGTGAAGCTCTACCGCGTGATTATGTTACCGGCGAGGATGCCCGGAGTTTGAAGAAGGATTTTGCTGAGATCGCGTGGCCGGCCTTACCCGATATTCCTCCGCAAGTCCAGGGTAGCCTGCGCTGCCTCGTAAGCACGGCTTTACTCGATTTAGAATTACAAGCATCCAATCAGCATTTCGCTGAACGTTATCCGAAGCGAAGGGATATTTTTTCTAGTGGTGTGATAGGCTCTGGTTCTAGAGAATCAATCATAAAAATCGCAAAGTTTTACTGCGATCTTCAATTGCCTTCAGTGAAGTTAAAAGTATCTTGCCTCGATGACCTCGACTTGTTGCCAATACTTCGCAAAATCCTCGGTGATAAATGTCTTTTACGTCTTGATGCCAATGCCGCTTTCGATTTCGAAACCGCACTCGAATTTATGCGCCAAGCGGCCGCTTTCGGGGTAGATCTAATCGAACAACCACTTGCGGTAGGAGATGAAGAAGCCGCCGCGGAACTGCGTCGGGCAGGGCCTATGCGCATCATTGCAGACGAGTCTTTGACTAATCTTAAACAAGCTGAAAATTTAATCAAACTCGGTGCCTGTGATATTTTCAATTTACGGCTATCAAAATGCGGCGGGGTCGAGCCACTTATCGAAATCGCGAAACTCGGCCGCAAAAATGGTCTTGGTCTGATGATGGGCTGCCATGTAGGCGAGAGTGCCTTGCTCTCTGCAATGGGCAGTCAACTCGCCCAGCACCTCGGAGTCAGTCTTTTTGAGGGTTGTTTTGGATCTTACTTACTTGCGCAGGATATCTGTCAGAAAGACCTGCGCTTCGGTTCCTCGGGTAAAATACCCTCATTTAAAAGTGAAAGCTCCTTTGGCATTGATCTGGAAGCGGCGCAAATCATAAAACTTAGTGCGGATCATCTTCATTTTAGCACACAAGATTCTCTATGA